A single Cryptococcus deuterogattii R265 chromosome 2, complete sequence DNA region contains:
- a CDS encoding endoplasmic reticulum-Golgi intermediate compartment protein 2, with translation MYEPHLVDLANQHSHGDHEGMSLLEELDKIAPIKSFDAFPKVESTYMIKSKRGGVLTAVVGLIIFLLVLNDLGEYLYGAPDYAFQVDSDVQKDLQLNVDLTVAMPCRYLTIDLRDAVGDRLHLSNSFVKDGTHFDIGKATSIKNNPSSTTPSASEIISSSRRRTPNQQSSFSGIKRLFSSSSSSSSSSNRRTAQGHTAYRPTYDKVQDGPACRIYGSVQVKKVTANLHITTLGHGYMSFQHTDHHLMNLSHVVHEFSFGPFFPAIAQPLDQSYEITQQPFTIFQYFLRVVPTTYIDASRRKLITSQYAVTDYSRSFEHGKGVPGLFFKYDLEPMSVVIRERTTSLFQFLIRLAGVVGGVWTVAAFALRVFNRATREVSKAVVGEKEFIPSSLHTPSPAMKREQSGYFTSDSPSTLVSRATSWVSGNNNSPNPGGNNDLGNWKSR, from the exons ATGTATGAGCCGCACCTCGTAGACCTTGCAAACCAGCACAGTCACGGTGATCACGAAGGCATGTCCCTCCTCGAAGAGCTGGACAAGATTGCGCCTATAAAGAGCTTTGATGCTTTTCCAAAA GTCGAGTCAACGTATATGATAAAATCGAAAAGAGGTGGTGTCCTCACAGCAGTCGTTGGACTGATCATATTCCTACTTGTCCTG AATGATTTGGGCGAGTATCTGTACGGCGCGCCGGATTATGCGTTTCAAGTGGATTCAGATGTCCAGAAGGATCTTCAGCTAAACGTCGATCTGACTGTGGCTATGCCATGTCGCT accTGACGATCGACCTGCGTGATGCTGTCGGAGATCGATTACACTTGAGCAACTCGTTTGTCAAAGACGGG ACCCATTTTGATATCGGGAAAGCCACTTCTATCAA GAataacccttcttccactaCACCTTCCGCCTCTgaaatcatctcctcctctcgccGTCGGACACCCAACCAACAATCTTCATTCTCAGGCATCAAACGtctcttttcatcttcttcatcttcttcttcttcttccaaccgCCGGACAGCGCAGGGCCATACAGCCTACAGACCGACGTACGACAAGGTTCAAGATGGTCCGGCGTGTAGGATCTACGGAAGCGTTCAAGTGAAAAAAGTGACTGCAAACTTGCACATTACAACCCTCGGTCATGGCTATATGAGTTTTCAGCATACTGATCATCACT TGATGAACCTTTCGCATGTGGTGCACGAATTTTCGTTTGGTCCCTTTTTCCCAGCGATCGCTCAGCCTCTTGATCAGAGCTACGAAATTACACAGCAGC CATTCACCATTTTCCAATACTTTCTCCGTGTCGTGCCTACCACCTATATCGACGCCAGCCGCCGAAAACTCATCACCTCTCAATACGCCGTGACGGACTACTCCCGATCATTTGAACATGGAAAAGGTGTACCCGGCTTGTTCTTCAAGTATGATCTCGAGCCGATGTCGGTTGTTATTCGAGAACGAACGACGTCGTTGTTCCAGTTCCTCATCAGATTAGCTGGTGTCGTTG GTGGGGTATGGACAGTGGCAGCATTTGCGCTCCGGGTATTCAACAGGGCAACAAGAGAAGTTTCAAAAGCCGTCGTAGGCGAGAAAGAGTTCATTCCCTCTTCACTGCATacaccttctcctgctATGAAGCGGGAACAGTCTGGATATTTCACAAGCGATTCACCTTCCACATTAGTGTCAAGAGCAACAAGCTGGGTATCGGGAAATAATAACAGTCCAAACCCTGGTGGGAATAACGATTTGGGGAACTGGAAGTCAAGATGA